A genomic window from Prunus persica cultivar Lovell chromosome G2, Prunus_persica_NCBIv2, whole genome shotgun sequence includes:
- the LOC109947155 gene encoding probable disease resistance protein At1g15890 translates to MEELCISIASKMVEEPVALIGRQLNYLIYYDSNLESLKDALKKLDDKKNDVQRSVDAAKRNGATIKYQVQSWLKVVSKVFDEAKELETKVNMQRRCLYGLCPSLKSRYSLSRKAKKIAQHVLDLKLDEGLSNNVANPAPLQQLGSIISSEGFKGFESRKAVMNDVLSALKNEKTRIIGICGMGGVGKTTMLREINKRLEGTSLFDDVVMATVSATVNIRTIQAEIAAPLGMKLDEGPESIRAQRLYERIKDKRILIILDDVWTELNLQDVGIPFGVGPTTNQVHEGCKILLTSRNEEVCKVMGCKKDDIFRVQELNKEESWELFRATVGESLDNNPDLSHVAKLIVDECKGLPIAIITVGKALLPSNGKHEWNTVLQELKNSLPENIPGMEPEVYSCIKLSYDKLDSDEVKSCFLLCCLFPEDYDVPIEYLVRYGLGQAIFRDTNTVEDVRNKVHSFVGQLKRRYLLLDSHKKECIKMHDVVRDVATSIATKYPHRYIVRSFDAIGGGGAWPGVQKVTNQEHCSAISLIGAKLHGDITDGLECPKLELLQLKNSSWSSELSNYFKRLRELKIGEFGDTQLCSL, encoded by the exons ATGGAAGAGTTGTGTATTTCAATTGCATCTAAAATGGTAGAAGAACCTGTGGCACTAATTGGGAGACAACTCAACTATCTGATTTACTATGATTCCAACTTAGAAAGTCTAAAAGATGCGCTTAAAAAGCTTGAtgacaagaaaaatgatgTGCAAAGATCTGTGGATGCTGCAAAAAGGAATGGTGCAACCATCAAATATCAAGTTCAGAGCTGGTTGAAGGTTGTAAGCAAAGTATTTGATGAAGCGAAAGAACTTGAAACCAAAGTCAACATGCAAAGGCGGTGTTTGTATGGATTGTGCCCAAGTTTGAAATCGCGGTATTCTCTGAGCAGGAAAGCCAAGAAGATTGCTCAGCATGTCCTTGATCTCAAACTAGACGAAGGACTGAGTAATAATGTTGCCAATCCTGCACCTCTGCAACAACTAGGGTCCATAATCTCTAGTGAAGGTTTTAAGGGTTTTGAATCCAGAAAAGCAGTCATGAATGATGTGCTTAGTGCTTTGAAGAATGAAAAGACAAGAATAATTGGGATTTGCGGGATGGGAGGTGTGGGTAAAACCACAATGCTGAGAGAAATCAACAAGAGATTAGAAGGAACAAGTCTATTTGATGATGTTGTGATGGCAACTGTCTCCGCAACTGTTAACATTAGGACAATTCAAGCTGAAATTGCAGCGCCACTAGGTATGAAATTGGACGAGGGACCTGAATCTATAAGAGCACAAAGGCTATATGAGAGAATCAAGGATAAAAGAATCCTAATTATATTAGATGATGTATGGACAGAGCTTAATTTACAGGATGTAGGAATCCCTTTTGGTGTTGGACCTACAACTAATCAAGTTCATGAAGGGTGCAAAATTTTGTTGACATCTCGAAATGAAGAAGTTTGTAAAGTAATGGGGTGTAAAAAAGATGACATTTTTAGAGTCCaagaattaaataaagaagaatCATGGGAGCTTTTCAGGGCGACTGTAGGTGAATCCTTGGACAATAATCCTGATTTGTCTCATGTTGCAAAATTGATTGTTGATGAATGCAAAGGTTTACCCATTGCTATCATAACTGTTGGGAAAGCGCTTCTACCAAGTAATGGCAAGCATGAATGGAATACTGTCTTGCAAGAACTGAAAAATTCCCTCCCTGAAAACATCCCTGGAATGGAACCTGAGGTATATTCTTGCATAAAATTGAGTTATGATAAATTGGATAGTGATGAAGTCAAGTCATGCTTTTTACTTTGTTGCTTATTTCcagaagattatgatgttccgaTTGAGTATTTGGTGAGGTATGGGTTGGGTCAAGCAATTTTTAGAGACACTAACACAGTCGAAGATGTAAGAAACAAAGTGCATTCTTTCGTTGGACAACTAAAAAGAAGGTATTTGTTGCTAGATAGTCACAAGAAAGAATGTATCAAAATGCATGACGTAGTTCGTGATGTTGCCACATCAATTGCCACAAAATATCCTCACAGATATATTGTAAGATCATTTGATGCTATAGGTGGAGGTGGAGCATGGCCAGGAGTACAAAAAGTTACAAACCAAGAACATTGCAGTGCAATTTCGTTAATTGGTGCTAAATTACATGGAGATATTACTGATGGTTTGGAGTGCCCAAAACTTGAGCTTTTACAACTGAAAAATTCCTCCTGGAGTTCAGAGTTATCCAACTACTTTAAAAGGTTGAGAGAACTCAAG ATTGGAGAGTTTGGAGATACTCAGCTTTGCTCACTCTGA
- the LOC18785622 gene encoding uncharacterized protein LOC18785622 gives MLDATDCTGLEEIPYGILSNLRRLEELYMAESFLNWGLATGSKDETSMASLNEVMSLSDHLNVVAIKIPDVQMLRNNEFLLKSDRTRFHVSINISWSYKKKSFKNQMLGYLFENNLMLRGDVKEYLKIRAVRDFLKQCEDLSLRHTYNLKYVIEELDDQGGFQHLKVLSIWNDDNIEYLMNGADWTRRGQPAFPILKSATFVKVNKLKFVIRGKLPDKHSFMNLRSIAIHSCDDLKYVFSLSVAQNLVQLQSLEVDGAKVEVIISKERMEDDNASHIITFRRLTVLKLLCLQELRGFYTGNQQDSTYEIIKPNDEGVNKMKETGNDNQVAGSTSSKSKVAQVAESCNAQFPSNCISWLPNLEKLELIFLRWGQGLEENNEPVVNVIFDLEGHDSAFSQLQTFQVLSLYGVEHLWKNVQPGFQGFQNVRSLYIQDCESLKYLCPYEIYKLLVNLEVVQIEECENMETLVKKDNIHEEGKETGGSGSMTLFPKLINNIILDNLPNLERFCPDAHSFAWSSSTRVLRVEFCPKLKTLGFELVSKNLPAAVAENLSDDHVRGREELGSDCASSTGSGFGFGCAPLVCLQSRPSTRNFTQILPRPVNREVTPTNLQTSSATHNLEDLLVHKCDLLEVIFLVQETPSTQAFDKLRELRLLHLPMLSHIWEKGLQVSSGFGNLRFLHVYQCDNLRYLFSPCIAKLLTCLETVSVFRCSAMEKIVGEAEGGGESIEDELTFPHVNSIELEDLPKLESFCSQAYTLKWPALEKVKVYECPKLKAFAPESLYA, from the exons ATGCTAGATGCAACAGATTGTACAGGACTTGAAGAAATTCCTTATGGTATCTTATCCAACTTAAGGAGATTAGAAGAGTTGTACATGGCAGAAAGCTTTCTTAATTGGGGGCTAGCAACAGGAAGCAAGGATGAAACGAGTATGGCAAGCCTTAATGAGGTGATGTCTCTGTCTGATCATTTAAATGTTGTAGCCATAAAAATCCCTGATGTTCAGATGTTGCGAAATAATGAGTTTCTTTTAAAAAGTGACCGTACAAGATTTCATGTATCTATCAATATTAGTTGGTCAtacaaaaaaaagagtttcaaGAATCAAATGCTTGGTTATCTGTTCGAAAATAATTTGATGCTTCGTGGTGATGTAAAGGAATATTTGAAGATTAGAGCAGTTAGAGACTTCTTGAAGCAATGTGAAGACTTAAGCCTACGCCACACGTACAATTTAAAGTATGTCATCGAGGAGTTAGATGATCAAGGAGGCTTTCAACACTTGAAGGTTTTATCAATCTGGAATGACGACAACATAGAGTATCTTATGAATGGAGCAGATTGGACTCGTCGTGGTCAACCTGCGTTCCCCATCTTAAAGTCAGCTACCTTCGTGAAAGTTAACAAACTAAAATTTGTGATTCGTGGCAAACTGCCAGACAAGCACTCCTTTATGAACCTAAGATCCATTGCAATTCACAGTtgtgatgatttaaaatatgtCTTTTCACTATCCGTAGCACAAAACTTGGTACAACTCCAAAGCTTAGAGGTTGACGGTGCTAAAGTGGAAGTGATCATATCAAAGGAGAGAATGGAAGATGATAATGCATCTCACATCATAACTTTCCGTAGATTAACTGTTTTGAAGCTTTTATGTCTACAAGAACTCCGTGGTTTCTACACGGGAAACCAACAGGACTCCACCTACGAG ATTATAAAGCCCAATGATGAAGGTGTGAACAAGATGAAAGAGACTGGGAATGACAATCAAGTTGCTGGGTCGACCTCATCTAAATCAAAAGTAGCACAAGTGGCAGAAAGTTGTAATGCACAATTTCCTTCGAATTGCATTTCATGGTTACCAAATCTAGAGAAACtagaattaatatttttaagatGGGGGCAAGGGTTAGAAGAAAACAATGAACCAGTAGTCAATGTGATATTTGATTTAGAAGGGCACGACTCGGCATTTTCTCAATTACAAACATTCCAAGTGTTGTCTTTATATGGAGTTGAACATTTGTGGAAGAACGTTCAACCTGGATTCCAAGGTTTTCAAAATGTAAGATCTCTATATATTCAAGACTGTGAGAGTCTAAAATATCTATGCCCTTATGAAATTTACAAGCTCCTTGTGAATCTCGAAGTAGTCCAAATAGAGGAATGTGAGAATATGGAAACTCTAGTGAAGAAGGACAATATCCATGAAGAAGGGAAAGAGACAGGTGGCAGTGGCTCGATGACTTTGTTTCCCAAACTAATTAATAACATCATACTAGACAACTTGCCAAACCTCGAGAGATTTTGCCCTGATGCCCATTCTTTTGCATGGTCCTCCTCCACGAGAGTTCTGCGTGTGGAATTTTGCCCCAAATTAAAGACATTGGGTTTTGAACTAGTAAGCAAAAATCTACCTGCAGCAGTTGCAGAGAATTTGAGTGATGATCATGTAAGAGGTAGAGAAGAATTAGGATCTGACTGCGCATCATCAACTGGAtctggatttggatttggatgtgCGCCACTAGTCTGCTTACAAAGTCGTCCATCTACTCGCAACTTTACTCAAATATTGCCCCGCCCTGTAAATAGAGAG GTAACGCCGACAAATCTTCAAACCTCAAGCGCTACCCACAATCTAGAAGATCTCCTTGTACACAAGTGCGATTTATTGGAAGTGATATTTTTGGTTCAGGAAACCCCTTCTACTCAAGCATTTGATAAGCTGAGGGAGTTGAGGTTGTTGCATTTACCAATGCTGAGCCACATATGGGAAAAGGGTTTACAAGTTAGCTCAGGCTTTGGAAACCTGAGATTCCTACACGTATATCAATGTGACAATTTGAGATACTTGTTTTCACCGTGTATAGCCAAACTTCTTACCTGCCTTGAGACAGTGAGCGTTTTCCGTTGTAGTGCGATGGAGAAAATTGTTGGAGAGgcagaaggaggaggagaaagtATTGAGGATGAATTGACATTTCCGCACGTGAATTCCATCGAACTTGAGGATTTACCCAAACTTGAATCTTTTTGCTCTCAAGCTTATACTTTGAAGTGGCCAGCCTTGGAGAAAGTCAAAGTTTATGAGTGTCCAAAATTAAAAGCGTTTGCTCCTGAGTCTCTATATGCATAA